In the genome of Acidimicrobiales bacterium, the window CCGTGGTTGAAGATGGCCCCGAACTGGGGCGGGCAGTGGCGCAGGCACGTGTCGCAGTTGATGCACTCGGCCATCTCGATGCGGAGCGGGGCGTTGCGCCACTTCGGGTTGCGGGCGCGGGTGGCGATCCGCTCGGCCCTCGTGCCGGCCATCGGTCCACCCTACTGTTGGGGCGGCATGGCCCGACGGCTGACGACCCAGGGGCAGGAGCGCAAGCAGCAGCTCATCGACACGGCGGCCGAGCTGTTCGCGGCCCGCGGGTACGCGGACACCCGCATCGCCGACATCGTCACCGCCGCCGGCGTGGCCAAGGGCCTCTTCTACTGGTACTTCGACACCAAGGAGACCCTGTTCCGGGAGCTGGCCGAGGACATCAGGCTGCGGCTGCGGCGGGCCCAGGGCGAGGCCATGGACCCGGCCGCCGACGCCCTCACCCGCCTGCGCCAGGGCGCCGAGGCGTCGGTGCGGTTCATGGCCCACCACGCCCACTTCTTCGCCCTGCTCGAGGTCGAGCACCTGGAGAAGCAGTTCGCCGACGTCGTCCGCAAGGGCACCGACGTGCACGTCGCCGACGTCGCCGCCCTGATCCGGGAGGGGATCGCCGCCGGGCTGGTGCGCGACGAGGACCCCGAGCTGCTGGCCTACGGCGTCGTCGGGGCGGTCGGGTACTTCAGCCACTTCCACCGCACCGGCCGCATCGAGCTGCCCCTGGACGAGCTGTCGGCCTTCGTCGGCCGCTTCGTCGTGTGGTCGCTGGCGGCGGATCCCCTCACGACCACCGGGTAGCGTGCGGCCCCGCCGCAGACCGCGAAGGGAGACGACGTGCCGTACAAGTTCCTGTCGGACGAGTGGTTGGCCGAGGCCAGGAAGATCCGCGAGGAGTACTCCGGGAAGACGGCCCCGCCCGCCCATGCCATCCGCATGAACCAGGTGATCACCGACGTCCCCTTCGGCGACGGCACCGTCAACGCCCACATGGACACCTCGGCCGGCGAGGTCGAGCTCGACCTCGGCCACCTGGAGTCGGCCGACGTCACCGTCACCCTCGACTACGACACGGCGAGGGCGATCTTCGTGGAGCAGAACCCGCAGGCCGGGATGCAGGCGTTCATGGCCGGCAAGATCAAGGTCCAGGGCGACATGACCAAGCTCATGGCCATGCAGACGACCACCCCGGACGCCACGACCGCCGAGATCGCCCGGCGGATCAAGGAGATCACCGAGTGACGGGTGGCCCACCAGGGGGGCGGAGCACGCACAGCTCGTTGCCCTCCGGGTCGGCCAGCACCTGCCACACCCAGCCGTCCTCGTGCACCCGCCCGCCCACGGGCCGGGCGCCGGCCGCCACCAGGCGGGCCACCTCGCCGTCCAGGTCGTCGACCCGGAGGTCGAGGTGCATGCGGTTCTTCGCCGTGCGGGGCTCGGCCACCCGCTGGAGCAGGAGCTCGGGGAGGCGCCCGGCCGGGTCGGCCAGCACGACGTAGGGGTCGCCGTCCCCGCTCACCCGGCGGTAGCCGACGGCCGCCGCCCAGAACGGGGCGAGGGCGACGGGGTCGGCGCAGTCGAGCACGACGGCGAGCTGCACGGTCAGCTCGCCCTCGCCACCTCGAGCCCCCGGTCGCCGGCGGGGGCCGGCTCCTCGCCGGCCGCGCCCCGCGGCGTGCTGCGGAGGAACGAGGCGGCGACGGCGCCGATGGCGCAGGCGGCCGCGCCGGTGAGGAAGGCGTCGCCGTAGCTGCCGACCAGGCCGGCCGACGACACGGTGGTGGCCTGGACGGTCTGCATGATCTGGATGCCGGCGACCACCCCGACCTGGGCGGCCAGCTGGTAGGAGGCGCCGGCCACGCCGAGGTCGCCGTCGTCGACGGCGTTGGCCACGCTGGCCGACAGGGCGGGCGCCGTCGCCCCGAGGCCGAGCCCGGACAGGGCCAGGGCGACGACGATCGTGAGGTCGCTCGACCCGGGCGCCACCGTGGAGAGGGCGACCATGCTGAGCGACACGACGGCCGCGCCGAACACGGCCGACGCCCGCTCGCCGACCCGCACCGCCATCCACCCGGCGACCGGGCCGGCGATGGCGAAGGTGAGCGGGCGGGCGATCGAGAGCAGCCCGGTGCGGGTCTCGCCGTAGCCGAGCACGTCCTGGAGCAGCAGCGGGGTGAGGATGAACCCGCCCATGTACGCGAACTGGGTGAGGGCGCCGGCCGCCATCGGCACGGCCACGTTGCGCCGCCGCAGGTAGCGGAGGGGCACGAGCGGCGAGGCCGAGGTCCGCTCCACGACCACGAACGCGGCGAGGGCGACCGGCACGGCGGCGAAGGCGGCCACCACGCCGGTGCTGGCCCAGCCCCACTCGGGGCCCCGGTTGAGGCCGACGAGCAGGCTGGTCACCCCGGCGGCGAGCAGGAGGGCGCCGACCCAGTCGAAGGACCGGGGGCCGCCGGCCCGCCGGCTCTCGGGGAGGATGGCGTAGGCGACGGCCCAGGCGATCACCGTGAACACGACCTGGCCGACGAAGATCCACCGCCAGCCGAACGCCTCGACGACGGGGCCGCCGGCGACGACGCCGAGCACCGGCGAGCCCGCCATGACGAGCGACCAGAGGCCGAGCGCCTGCACCCGCCGCTCGGGCGGGAACACGCCGGCGATCATGGCCATGGCCGCCGGCCCGGTGGCGGCGCCGCCCACGGCGCCGAGCACCCGGAAGGCGATCAGCGCGGCCGCCGACGGGGCGAGGGCGGTGGCCCCGGCCAGCACCCCGGCCGCGCCGAGGCCGAGCAGGTAGACCCGGCGCTGGCCCCACAGGTCGCCCAGGCGGCCGAACGCCGGCCCGACCACGCCGAGGGCGAGCAGCGGGCCGGTGATGACCCAGGTCAGGGTGGCCGGGGTCGTCTCCAGGTCGCGGGCGATGCGGG includes:
- a CDS encoding 4Fe-4S dicluster-binding protein, whose translation is MAGTRAERIATRARNPKWRNAPLRIEMAECINCDTCLRHCPPQFGAIFNHGIDVVIIPELCSGCGKCLDPCPVDCIYEDPAWVPAPDDWWEEPATDDPY
- a CDS encoding TetR family transcriptional regulator; this encodes MARRLTTQGQERKQQLIDTAAELFAARGYADTRIADIVTAAGVAKGLFYWYFDTKETLFRELAEDIRLRLRRAQGEAMDPAADALTRLRQGAEASVRFMAHHAHFFALLEVEHLEKQFADVVRKGTDVHVADVAALIREGIAAGLVRDEDPELLAYGVVGAVGYFSHFHRTGRIELPLDELSAFVGRFVVWSLAADPLTTTG
- a CDS encoding SCP2 sterol-binding domain-containing protein — protein: MPYKFLSDEWLAEARKIREEYSGKTAPPAHAIRMNQVITDVPFGDGTVNAHMDTSAGEVELDLGHLESADVTVTLDYDTARAIFVEQNPQAGMQAFMAGKIKVQGDMTKLMAMQTTTPDATTAEIARRIKEITE
- a CDS encoding VOC family protein; this encodes MQLAVVLDCADPVALAPFWAAAVGYRRVSGDGDPYVVLADPAGRLPELLLQRVAEPRTAKNRMHLDLRVDDLDGEVARLVAAGARPVGGRVHEDGWVWQVLADPEGNELCVLRPPGGPPVTR
- a CDS encoding MFS transporter, with the translated sequence MGREDTGEFALDPPGAEEVGVVPWPLLLRRWMAQRVAASDRGRWIVLSASLFGLFTVGFTITILAVSLPRIARDLETTPATLTWVITGPLLALGVVGPAFGRLGDLWGQRRVYLLGLGAAGVLAGATALAPSAAALIAFRVLGAVGGAATGPAAMAMIAGVFPPERRVQALGLWSLVMAGSPVLGVVAGGPVVEAFGWRWIFVGQVVFTVIAWAVAYAILPESRRAGGPRSFDWVGALLLAAGVTSLLVGLNRGPEWGWASTGVVAAFAAVPVALAAFVVVERTSASPLVPLRYLRRRNVAVPMAAGALTQFAYMGGFILTPLLLQDVLGYGETRTGLLSIARPLTFAIAGPVAGWMAVRVGERASAVFGAAVVSLSMVALSTVAPGSSDLTIVVALALSGLGLGATAPALSASVANAVDDGDLGVAGASYQLAAQVGVVAGIQIMQTVQATTVSSAGLVGSYGDAFLTGAAACAIGAVAASFLRSTPRGAAGEEPAPAGDRGLEVARAS